One window of Athalia rosae chromosome 2, iyAthRosa1.1, whole genome shotgun sequence genomic DNA carries:
- the LOC105684860 gene encoding RNA-binding protein RO60-like isoform X2: protein MAESMQSGDHSEQPEVHFTQYLFVGKEYPNYQPGCWFVHKYYEQSRVTSIGKLAERDNPLVPIELIKKAFDSGMVPNPETLVFALALCARQKKESLRHAAYDAVKTICTTPQHFILFTKFASELAKSAPEPKHGWGSGWRKAASDWYLSKDAMELAKCVTRYKGRYGWSHKDIIKLSHPKTTDIAKQAVLKYILFGLKVAKQEFSDKPDAAEVLEYIQKVEDFKHCEDEVVAGRLLEIHNLSLEHVPGHLLKSREVWNSLIPTMSITMLLNNLQRIHNIGLLKPYAVEADKIIDVITDKERLIRENVHPALVLITIKNYEKSGKPLSYEKQKVKDAAKKPSPPPIRPNRKIIETLYKTLGYSFDILKPTGLQYMITIDMSKAMQESRVWQCGNINAAEAGCLIALCLLRCEKNVTVATFKNTGVHIVNLDKMYTNASLGQIFKKMKQMPTGPVNLEKPIIWAAQEKKKYDVFINVVDVIDKRFGNGSRIDNPRRAIKNYRSKMSQDNAKLVTCAMTTPQIGNPIDEDKNVLTICGFDANVPKIIEAFARSLF from the exons ATGGCAGAGTCCATGCAGTCAGGTGATCATTCAGAACAACCTGAGGTTCACTTCACCCAATATCTCTTTGTTGGTAAAGAATACCCAAATTATCAGCCAGGCTGTTGGTTTGTTCATAAATATTATGAGCAAAGTCGTGTCACTTCCATCGGCAAGTTAGCTGAACGAGATAACCCATTGGTACCGATCGAACTCATCAAGAAA GCTTTCGATAGTGGGATGGTACCGAATCCGGAAACGCTTGTGTTTGCACTAGCATTATGTGCTaggcagaaaaaagaaagtttgcGCCATGCTGCCTACGATGCAGTAAAAACGATTTGTACAACACCACAgcacttcattttattcacaaAATTTGCTTCTGAATTGGCCAAAAGTGCTCCAGAGCCGAAACATGGTTGGGGTAGCGGTTGGCGTAAAGCTGCAAGTGACTGGTATTTGTCTAAGGATGCGATGGAATTAGCTAAGTGTGTGACAAGATACAAAGGCAGATATGGCTGGAGTCACAAGGACATTATCAAATTGTCTCACCCTAAAACAACTGATATTG CAAAACAGGCAGTTCTGAAGTATATATTGTTCGGCTTGAAAGTTGCGAAGCAAGAGTTTTCCGATAAACCGGATGCTGCTGAGGTCCTTGAATACATTCAAAAAGTAGAAGATTTTAAGCACTGTGAAGATGAAGTGGTGGCTGGGAGGCTTCTGGAAATTCATAATCTATCATTAGAACATGTTCCTGGGCATTTATTGAAATCTAGAGAG GTATGGAATTCATTGATACCAACAATGAGTATAACCATGCTGTTGAACAACTTGCAAAGAATACATAATATTGGATTACTCAAACCTTACGCTGTGGAAgctgataaaataattgacgtGATCACGGATAAAGAGAGGCTGATCCGCGAAAATGTACACCCTGCTCTCGTGCTTATAACGATaaagaattatgaaaaatctgGAAA aCCTTTGTCAtatgaaaagcaaaaagtTAAAGATGCTGCTAAGAAACCATCACCTCCACCGATAAGaccaaatcgaaaaattatcgaaactcTGTATAAGACGCTTGGCTATTCATTTGAT ATCCTGAAGCCAACTGGTTTGCAATATATGATCACGATAGACATGAGCAAGGCTATGCAAGAGAGTCGAGTCTGGCAATGTGGTAATATCAATGCCGCAGAGGCGGGTTGCTTGATCGCTCTCTGTCTTCtccgatgtgaaaaaaatgtcacggtGGCAACATTCAAAAATACTGGAGTTCACATTGTCAATCTAGACAAAATGTACACAAATGCATCTCTAgggcaaattttcaaaaagatgAAACAAATGCCAACCGGACCGGTTAATTTAGAGAAACCTATCATATGGGCAgctcaagaaaaaaagaagtacgaTGTCTTCATCAATGTCGTAGATGTTATTGACAAAAGATTCGGGAATGGATCAAGAATTGACAATCCCAGACGAGCCatcaaaaattatcgaagCAAAATGTCACAAGACAATGCAAA
- the LOC105684860 gene encoding RNA-binding protein RO60-like isoform X1 produces the protein MAESMQSGDHSEQPEVHFTQYLFVGKEYPNYQPGCWFVHKYYEQSRVTSIGKLAERDNPLVPIELIKKAFDSGMVPNPETLVFALALCARQKKESLRHAAYDAVKTICTTPQHFILFTKFASELAKSAPEPKHGWGSGWRKAASDWYLSKDAMELAKCVTRYKGRYGWSHKDIIKLSHPKTTDIAKQAVLKYILFGLKVAKQEFSDKPDAAEVLEYIQKVEDFKHCEDEVVAGRLLEIHNLSLEHVPGHLLKSREVWNSLIPTMSITMLLNNLQRIHNIGLLKPYAVEADKIIDVITDKERLIRENVHPALVLITIKNYEKSGKPLSYEKQKVKDAAKKPSPPPIRPNRKIIETLYKTLGYSFDLQILKPTGLQYMITIDMSKAMQESRVWQCGNINAAEAGCLIALCLLRCEKNVTVATFKNTGVHIVNLDKMYTNASLGQIFKKMKQMPTGPVNLEKPIIWAAQEKKKYDVFINVVDVIDKRFGNGSRIDNPRRAIKNYRSKMSQDNAKLVTCAMTTPQIGNPIDEDKNVLTICGFDANVPKIIEAFARSLF, from the exons ATGGCAGAGTCCATGCAGTCAGGTGATCATTCAGAACAACCTGAGGTTCACTTCACCCAATATCTCTTTGTTGGTAAAGAATACCCAAATTATCAGCCAGGCTGTTGGTTTGTTCATAAATATTATGAGCAAAGTCGTGTCACTTCCATCGGCAAGTTAGCTGAACGAGATAACCCATTGGTACCGATCGAACTCATCAAGAAA GCTTTCGATAGTGGGATGGTACCGAATCCGGAAACGCTTGTGTTTGCACTAGCATTATGTGCTaggcagaaaaaagaaagtttgcGCCATGCTGCCTACGATGCAGTAAAAACGATTTGTACAACACCACAgcacttcattttattcacaaAATTTGCTTCTGAATTGGCCAAAAGTGCTCCAGAGCCGAAACATGGTTGGGGTAGCGGTTGGCGTAAAGCTGCAAGTGACTGGTATTTGTCTAAGGATGCGATGGAATTAGCTAAGTGTGTGACAAGATACAAAGGCAGATATGGCTGGAGTCACAAGGACATTATCAAATTGTCTCACCCTAAAACAACTGATATTG CAAAACAGGCAGTTCTGAAGTATATATTGTTCGGCTTGAAAGTTGCGAAGCAAGAGTTTTCCGATAAACCGGATGCTGCTGAGGTCCTTGAATACATTCAAAAAGTAGAAGATTTTAAGCACTGTGAAGATGAAGTGGTGGCTGGGAGGCTTCTGGAAATTCATAATCTATCATTAGAACATGTTCCTGGGCATTTATTGAAATCTAGAGAG GTATGGAATTCATTGATACCAACAATGAGTATAACCATGCTGTTGAACAACTTGCAAAGAATACATAATATTGGATTACTCAAACCTTACGCTGTGGAAgctgataaaataattgacgtGATCACGGATAAAGAGAGGCTGATCCGCGAAAATGTACACCCTGCTCTCGTGCTTATAACGATaaagaattatgaaaaatctgGAAA aCCTTTGTCAtatgaaaagcaaaaagtTAAAGATGCTGCTAAGAAACCATCACCTCCACCGATAAGaccaaatcgaaaaattatcgaaactcTGTATAAGACGCTTGGCTATTCATTTGAT TTGCAGATCCTGAAGCCAACTGGTTTGCAATATATGATCACGATAGACATGAGCAAGGCTATGCAAGAGAGTCGAGTCTGGCAATGTGGTAATATCAATGCCGCAGAGGCGGGTTGCTTGATCGCTCTCTGTCTTCtccgatgtgaaaaaaatgtcacggtGGCAACATTCAAAAATACTGGAGTTCACATTGTCAATCTAGACAAAATGTACACAAATGCATCTCTAgggcaaattttcaaaaagatgAAACAAATGCCAACCGGACCGGTTAATTTAGAGAAACCTATCATATGGGCAgctcaagaaaaaaagaagtacgaTGTCTTCATCAATGTCGTAGATGTTATTGACAAAAGATTCGGGAATGGATCAAGAATTGACAATCCCAGACGAGCCatcaaaaattatcgaagCAAAATGTCACAAGACAATGCAAA